GGTGAGGAGGGAGCGGGGGGCTGAAGGACAGAGCCGGGGGGCGAGGATGAGGATGGAAACGAGGGACAGAGTGGGAATGACGGGGCcggaggatgaggatgaggatggagcGGGAGGACGCGGCCCGGCCGCGACTCTCGGCAGCCGCCACCGCCCGGGCTCGGGGCCTGCACGAGCGGGGGGGGGCTCCGGGCCGGCCCCCCCGGCGGGGCACGGGGGGCTTTGGGGACCTCGCTGCGGGGTCACCACCCTGAGCCGCAGGAGCCCAGCGGGGGTCGGCACCGGGCTGTGCCCCCCGGACTGGGAGGGGCCGGTGGGACTGGGGGGCTCAGCCTCGCGCCCCCCCGCCACCATCCCGCCATTCCCGGgggggggaaactgaggcacagcccAAGGTCACCCCGCTCCGGTGTCGCCGGGGGGGCACTGTCACGTGTCGGGGGGGGCTGGGGATAACCGGGAGAGCTCCCCGGGGTCATCCGCACCTTCCTGCGGGGCTGGCGACGGCGGGGACGGGAGAGGGACACACCGCAGTGCCACCCCCCCCCGTGCCTCAGTGTCCCCCCAGGGCTGAGCCGGGGGTCCCGCGGAAGGGGGGTGGGGTTTGTGCGGGGGGGTCAGGCCGTGCCCTCCGGGGTGCACCAGGGGACCCCAGAACAGCCCCCGAGCTGTGGGGGAGGACGGGCAGGGACGCGCTGAATTAACGGGGGTCCCAGCAGCCCCTCCCCCATTATGGGGCAGTGACCCNNNNNNNNNNNNNNNNNNNNNNNNNNNNNNNNNNNNNNNNNNNNNNNNNNNNNNNNNNNNNNNNNNNNNNNNNNNNNNNNNNNNNNNNNNNNNNNNNNNNNNNNNNNNNNNNNNNNNNNNNNNNNNNNNNNNNNNNNNNNNNNNNNNNNNNNNNNNNNNNNNNNNNNNNNNNNNNNNNNNNNNNNNNNNNNNNNNNNNNNNNNNNNNNNNNNNNNNNNNNNNNNNNNNNNNNNNNNNNNNNNNNNNNNNNNNNNNNNNNNNNNNNNNNNNNNNNNNNNNNNNNNNNNNNNNNNNNNNNNNNNNNNNNNNNNNNNNNNNNNNNNNNNNNNNNNNNNNNNNNNNNNNNNNNNNNNNNNNNNNNNNNNNNNNNNNNNNNNNNNNNNNNNNNNNNNNNNNNNNNNNNNNNNNNNNNNNNNNNNNNNNNNNNNNNNNNNNNNNNNNNNNNNNNNNNNNNNNNNNNNNNNNNNNNNNNNNNNNNNNNNNNNNNNNNNNNNNNNNNNNNNNNNNNNNNNNNNNNNNNNNNNNNNNNNNNNNNNNNNNNNNNNNNNNNNNNNNNNNNNNNNNNNNNNNNNNNNNNNNNNNNNNNNNNNNNNNNNNNNNNNNNNNNNNNNNNNNNNNNNNNNNNNNNNNNNNNNNNNNNNNNNNNNNNNNNNNNNNNNNNNNNNNNNNNNNNNNNNNNNNNNNNNNNNNNNNNNNNNNNNNNNNNNNNNNNNNNNNNNNNNNNNNNNNNNNNNNNNNNNNNNNNNNNNNNNNNNNNNNNNNNNNNNNNNNNNNNNNNNNNNNNNNNNNNNNNNNNNNNNNNNNNNNNNNNNNNNNNNNNNNNNNNNNNNNNNNNNNNNNNNNNNNNNNNNNNNNNNNNNNNNNNNNNNNNNNNNNNNNNNNNNNNNNNNNNNNNNNNNNNNNNNNNNNNNNNNNNNNNNNNNNNNNNNNNNNNNNNNNNNNNNNNNNNNNNNNNNNNNNNNNNNNNNNNNNNNNNNNNNNNNNNNNNNNNNNNNNNNNNNNNNNNNNNNNNNNNNNNNNNNNNNNNNNNNNNNNNNNNNNNNNNNNNNNNNNNNNNNNNNNNNNNNNNNNNNNNNNNNNNNNNNNNNNNNNNNNNNNNNNNNNNNNNNNCCCCCGGTGCCTTGTCCCTTCCCCGCGCCCCCCAAGGAGCCGCCCCCGGGCCGCCCCCCCGCGCTGGACCCCGAGCTCTTCTTCACCGCCCCCTCCACGCCGGTGCGGGCGGGGGGGGCGCGGCCGCCCCCCGAGGACCCGACGGACGGGGACAGCGAGGGGCTGTGCTCGCCCCCCACGTCCCCCTCGGGCTCCTACATGACGGCGGAGGGCGGCAGCTGGGGCTCCTCGGGCACCGCCAGCACCTCCCCGTCCTGCTCCCCCAACCTGCCCGCCGAGGCCGAAGGTCTGGGCGAGGCTGAGGGCGAGGCCGAAGGTCTGGGGGGGTCCCTGGCGCTGCCCCCCGGGCTGGGGGAGCCGCCGGTCTTCCCGCCGCTGTCccccgaggaggaggaggaggatgaggaggaggacGGCGCCTTCGCCCCGCCGGGCTGTGcggatgatgaggatgaggaggatgaggatgatgaggacGGGCAGACGccggaggaggaggatgaggacGAGGGCTCGGGGCTGATCCCGGCGGCGCTGCTCCCGTTCCGCGGCAGCCTCCTCTTCCAGGCCGAGGCCGTGGAGATCTCGCCCCGGGCCCCcgccgaggaggaggaggaggaggatgaaggcaGCACCTCGGCGTCCTTCCTGCGCTCGCTGTCCGAGAGCTCCATCCCCGAGGGGGGGGACGAGGCCTTCGCCTTCCGCGACGACACCGACGCCTCCTCGGACTCGGCCGCCTACGACGGGGACGAGGACGAGCGGCTGTACGGCACCGAGCGGCACgcgggggacacggggacacccCCGGGGACACCCCCGGGGACACCCCCCGGCCCTGCCGGTGTGGAGCTCCACCTCCGGGCCGGGTCCCCGTGTCACCCCGCCGGTCACCCCGCGGCTCCCGGCTCCCCGGGGACACCCCCGGCCCCCCCTGCAGGGGACACGGAGCTGGACGGGGACGCCTTTGTCACCAGCGCGGGGACGTGGCCCCCGCCGGAGCCCCCCGAGGAGGCGGCAGCGACAGAAAGTTCTGGAGCAGCGCCGGGACAGGGACCTTGCCCAGGACTGGCAGCGACCGGCCCTGTCCCCCGGCCCCCCCCTCTCTGTGCCGGGGAcccccagagccaccagctGGGGGGGACCAGCGGGGACCCCCAGAACGGCCCCGGGGGTGACAGCGATGGGGACAATGACCTTGAGCTCAGCGCCGGGACAGCGGCGAGCGCCGATGGCCACGGAGAGCTGGACCCTGCAGCCACCGGCCTGGGGACATCGGTGACACCGGTGACACCGACCCCCCTGGATGGGATGGACACAGCGGCCAGCGAGGTGGTGACACCGGTGACACTCAGCCTGATGGACCCGGTGGACACTGACCTGGTGACACCAGTGATGCCAACGCCACCGGATGAGATGGACACTGCGGCcaccagcctggggacagccagcctggggacagccagcctggggacaaccagcctggggacagccagcccGGGGACAGCCAGCCCTCCTGCTGAGCCTGACACTGCGGCcaccagcctggggacagcagggacaccaaCCCCTCTGGATGGGCCGGACACTGCAGATGCTGCTCTCGTGACACCCAGCGTGATGgacagcacagccaccagccTGGTGGCACTGGTGACACCCAGCCCGTCAGATGCTGCAGCCACTGAGGTGGTGACACCGGTGACACCCAGCACACCAGATGAGCCAGACACTGTGGCCACCAGCCtggtgacaccagtgacacccAGCCCATCAGAAGAGCAGGACACCGTGGCCACCAGCCTGGTGACACCGGTGACACCGAGCCCCCCAGATGAGCTGGACACCGTGGCCACCAGCCTGGTGACACAAAGCCCCCCAGATGAGCTGGACACCGTGGCCACCAGCCTGGTGACACCCAGCACACCAGATGAGCCAGACACTGTGGCCACCAGCCTGGTGACACCGGTGACACCGAGCCCCCCAGATGAGCTGGCTGTGACAGCCACTGACCTGGTGGCACCCAGCCTGATGGCCAAGATGGAAGCTGTGGACGCTGTCCTGGTGACACCGGTGACGTCCACCCTGAAGGAAGCTGCGGCCGTTGACTTGGTGACATCAGTGATGGCCACCGTGGCCACCAGCCCGGTGCCATCAGTGACACCGCCCCCCCTGGATGAGAGGACGGCCACGGACGCGGTGACATCGGTGACATCGGTGACCCCTGCCCCGCTGGACACCGCGGCCGCTGCCCCAGTGACCCCGAGCGTGCCGGACCCCGAGGCGGTGACATCGGTGACACCACCCCCGCGGGATGAGACCGCCACCGTGACCCCCGGCCCGATGGACACCGTGGCCGCCCCCCCGGTGACCCCCGGCCCCCCGGCCGCTGTCCCCGGGCCGTGTCCCCCTCCCCGGGCCGTGTCCCCCGTGGCGCTGGTGGCCTCAGCCCGCGGGTCCCCGGCTGTCCCGAAGTGTCCCCTGCCGCAGCCCCCTGGGGACGGCCCTGAGCGCGGGGGGGACGCGGCCACCGCCCCGCCCGAGGCTTTGTCCCCGGAGCCGCCGGTGGCCGCCGGACAgcccgaggaggaggaggatgaggaggaggaagaggaggatgaggatgcgGCCCCCGCGCCCCCCTCGCCGCGCTTCACGGCCTCGGAGCGGGAGGTGTTTGTGGGGACCCCCCCGGCCCCCCCCNNNNNNNNNNNNNNNNNNNNNNNNNNNNNNNNNNNNNNNNNNNNNNNNNNNNNNNNNNNNNNNNNNNNNNNNNNNNNNNNNNNNNNNNNNNNNNNN
This Parus major isolate Abel unplaced genomic scaffold, Parus_major1.1 Scaffold378, whole genome shotgun sequence DNA region includes the following protein-coding sequences:
- the NACAD gene encoding NAC-alpha domain-containing protein 1, which translates into the protein PPVPCPFPAPPKEPPPGRPPALDPELFFTAPSTPVRAGGARPPPEDPTDGDSEGLCSPPTSPSGSYMTAEGGSWGSSGTASTSPSCSPNLPAEAEGLGEAEGEAEGLGGSLALPPGLGEPPVFPPLSPEEEEEDEEEDGAFAPPGCADDEDEEDEDDEDGQTPEEEDEDEGSGLIPAALLPFRGSLLFQAEAVEISPRAPAEEEEEEDEGSTSASFLRSLSESSIPEGGDEAFAFRDDTDASSDSAAYDGDEDERLYGTERHAGDTGTPPGTPPGTPPGPAGVELHLRAGSPCHPAGHPAAPGSPGTPPAPPAGDTELDGDAFVTSAGTWPPPEPPEEAAATESSGAAPGQGPCPGLAATGPVPRPPPLCAGDPQSHQLGGTSGDPQNGPGGDSDGDNDLELSAGTAASADGHGELDPAATGLGTSVTPVTPTPLDGMDTAASEVVTPVTLSLMDPVDTDLVTPVMPTPPDEMDTAATSLGTASLGTASLGTTSLGTASPGTASPPAEPDTAATSLGTAGTPTPLDGPDTADAALVTPSVMDSTATSLVALVTPSPSDAAATEVVTPVTPSTPDEPDTVATSLVTPVTPSPSEEQDTVATSLVTPVTPSPPDELDTVATSLVTQSPPDELDTVATSLVTPSTPDEPDTVATSLVTPVTPSPPDELAVTATDLVAPSLMAKMEAVDAVLVTPVTSTLKEAAAVDLVTSVMATVATSPVPSVTPPPLDERTATDAVTSVTSVTPAPLDTAAAAPVTPSVPDPEAVTSVTPPPRDETATVTPGPMDTVAAPPVTPGPPAAVPGPCPPPRAVSPVALVASARGSPAVPKCPLPQPPGDGPERGGDAATAPPEALSPEPPVAAGQPEEEEDEEEEEEDEDAAPAPPSPRFTASEREVFVGTPPAPRAPPAPQRCQPNHRGSGNESESNDESIPELEEPEGSELPPAQPQVPHGLGPGEEPLSKAKQSRSEKKARKAMSKLGLRQIHGVTRITIRKSKNILFVISKPDVFKSPASDIYIVFGEAKIEDLSQQVHKAAAEKFKVPLEHSALVSDAAPALAIKEESEEEEEVDETGLEVRDIELVMAQANVSRPKAVRALRHNNNDIVNAIMVSGGL